A single region of the Triticum dicoccoides isolate Atlit2015 ecotype Zavitan chromosome 2B, WEW_v2.0, whole genome shotgun sequence genome encodes:
- the LOC119363292 gene encoding probable arabinosyltransferase ARAD1, producing the protein MWERGRPPRKQRPAPLILPASALVSPPPPRFVFPRSLFALASRAMPSRRPSPVILLLLALALALLFLLLSPSAPSASRLSHSFISTSPSSSASSPPSPVKIYLYDLPSKFTYGVVRSYMSARGPSGSSDAAAVLADEELRYPGHQHSAEWWLFKDLRRRGPRDRPVARVDDPAEADLFYVPFFSSLSLVVNPIRPPAAANASEAAATAGPSYSDEAMQDELVEWLERQSYWRRHRGRDHVFICQDPNALYRVVDRISNAVLLVSDFGRLRGDQVSLVKDVILPYSHRINPFKGDVNVDSRPALLFFMGNRYRKEGGKVRDTLFQVLENEGDVIIKHGAQSRVSRRMATQGMHSSKFCLHPAGDTPSACRLFDALVSLCVPVIVSDHIELPFEDVIDYSNISIFVDTSKAVQPGFLTSMLRRVSSERILEYQREIQRVKHYFEYEDLNGPVNQIWRQVSMKAPLIKLLINRNKRLVERGTNETDCSCICSTPSEISTAG; encoded by the exons ATGTGGGAGCGCGGCAGGCCACCCCGTAAGCAGCGACCGGCGCCTCTGATCTTGCCGGCGTCGGCGCTGGTGTCGCCCCCGCCCCCTCGGTTCGTCTTCCCCAGATCCCTCTTCGCACTCGCCTCCCGCGCCATGCCGTCGCGCCGCCCCTCCcctgtcatcctcctcctcctcgcgctcgcgctcgcgctactcttcctgctcctgtcCCCCTCTGccccctccgcctcccgcctttccCACTCCTTCATCTCCACCTCTCCTTCCTCTTccgcctcctcccctccctcccccGTCAAGATCTACCTGTACGACCTGCCGTCGAAGTTCACCTACGGCGTCGTCCGCAGCTATATGTCCGCGCGGGGCCCCTCGGGTTCGTCGGATGCGGCCGCGGTGCTGGCAGACGAGGAGCTGCGCTATCCGGGGCACCAGCACTCGGCGGAGTGGTGGCTCTTCAAGGACCTCCGTCGCCGCGGACCACGTGATCGCCCCGTGGCTCGCGTGGATGACCCGGCCGAGGCCGACCTCTTCTACGTGCCCTTCTTCTCGTCCCTCAGCCTCGTCGTCAACCCCATCCGGCCCCCAGCCGCCGCCAATGCCTCGGAGGCGGCGGCCACGGCGGGACCTTCGTATAGCGACGAGGCCATGCAGgacgagctggtggagtggctggagCGGCAGTCGTACTGGCGGCGGCACCGGGGAAGGGACCACGTGTTCATCTGCCAGGATCCCAACGCCCTCTACCGGGTTGTGGATCGGATCAGCAATGCCGTGCTCCTAGTCTCTGACTTCGGCCGCTTGCGTGGTGATCAGGTCTCTCTCGTCAAGGATGTCATCCTGCCTTACTCCCACCGCATCAACCCCTTCAAGGGCGATGTCAATGTTGACAGCAGGCCTGCATTGCTGTTTTTCATGGGCAACAGATACCGAAAGGAG GGCGGGAAGGTCCGTGATACACTTTTTCAAGTTCTTGAAAATGAGGGAGATGTAATCATAAAACATGGAGCCCAATCAAGGGTGAGCCGGCGTATGGCCACACAAGGAATGCACTCATCCAAATTTTGCCTGCATCCTGCTGGAGATACTCCCTCGGCCTGCAGATTGTTTGATGCACTTGTCAGTTTATGTGTTCCTGTTATAGTTAGTGATCACATCGAGTTACCATTCGAAGATGTTATAGACTACAGTAATATCTCAATTTTTGTTGACACAAGCAAGGCTGTACAGCCTGGATTCTTAACTTCGATGCTTCGGAGAGTCAGTTCAGAGCGGATTCTGGagtatcagagagaaatacaaagg gtAAAACATTACTTTGAGTATGAAGATCTGAATGGACCAGTGAATCAAATATGGCGCCAAGTTTCCATGAAAGCACCACTTATCAAGCTGTTGATTAACCGGAACAAACGCCTAGTTGAAAGAGGCACTAATGAAACTGATTGCTCGTGCATCTGTTCAACACCGAGCGAGATATCTACTGCTGGCTAG